A window from Peromyscus eremicus chromosome 5, PerEre_H2_v1, whole genome shotgun sequence encodes these proteins:
- the Tppp3 gene encoding tubulin polymerization-promoting protein family member 3, giving the protein MAASTDVAGLEESFRKFAIHGDPKASGQEMNGKNWAKLCKDCKVADGKAVTGTDVDIVFSKVKAKSARVINYEEFKKALEELATKRFKGKSKEEAFDAICQLVAGKEPANLGVTKAKTGGAVDRLTDTSKYTGSHKERFDESGKGKGIAGRQDILDDSGYVSAYKNAGTYDAKVKK; this is encoded by the exons ATGGCGGCGAGCACTGATGTAGCTGGGCTGGAGGAGAGTTTCCGGAAGTTTGCCATCCATGGCGACCCCAAGGCCAGTGGGCAAGAGATGAATGGCAAGAACTGGGCCAAGCTGTGCAAGGACTGTAAGGTAGCTGACGGAAAGGCTGTAACGGGTACAGATGTTGACATTGTCTTCTCCAAAGTCAA GGCGAAGTCGGCTAGAGTAATCAACTATGAGGAGTTCAAGAAAGCCCTGGAAGAGCTGGCAACCAAGCGGTTCAAGGGGAAGAGCAAGGAAGAGGCCTTTGACGCCATCTGCCAGCTAGTAGCAGGCAAGGAACCAGCCAATCTGGGTGTCACT AAAGCGAAAACAGGTGGTGCTGTGGACCGGCTGACTGACACCAGTAAGTATACAGGTTCCCACAAAGAACGCTTCGACGAGAGCGGCAAGGGCAAGGGCATTGCTGGACGGCAGGACATCCTGGACGACAGCGGGTATGTGAGCGCCTACAAGAATGCCGGCACCTATGATGCCAAGGTGAAGAAGTGA